Within the Chitinivibrio alkaliphilus ACht1 genome, the region CGATTACCATACATAAAAGTCAGGGATCTGAGTTTCCTTTGGTGGTGATTCCCCTTACGTCGCAACATCACATTATGTTACGACGTAACTTAGTCTATACAGCCTTAACACGGGCACGGGAGGTCTGTGTGTTTGTCGGACAGTATGATGCCTTTGCCCGTGCCGTGGCAAACAGCAGTGACATCTCTCGTAATAGCTGCCTTTCCCGGCGTATTGGTATGTCCTCTTAAAAGGGGATAATAAGAGCGATCTCTGGAGAAGAATTCCATGATGGAACCAGGGAGAATGGAGTATTGAAATTGGAAAGATGGGCATCAATATAGGCGTCGAAAACACCATAGAGATAGGCCACAACCCCATACCAGAGAAACATGGTTCGCTCCCGTTGTGCACGGTCATAGCGGTCTTCCCAAAATGACGTAAACTCTTCTTTTTCACGTTCCGTGAGGTTGTCGTATTCCCCATGGGCATGAACCCGTTTCATTGCATCTTCAGCGTCGCGAGATGCGGCGCCAAGCTGTATTGCTGAGAAGGCACAGCCGATCTGGGTTGTCCAGACAAATCCCGCTTTATACGACTCGCCATTATAGAGTTGTCCAAGTCCGAGGAAGGGGATGAGGGAGAGGCGAAGCGCCCTGCGAGGCTCTCTCGGTGTGGACCGATCATCAAAGAGATTCTGTTCTACTGCGATGCCGTCAAAGAGGCTCCATGCGAATACCCCTCCAGCCCACAGGGCATAATTATAGTATCTTCTTCGTTCTCGTTCCAGAGAATACTCTTCTGCAAGAAGATCATTGAAATACGTGATCCTGCGGTACGAAGAGGTCTCATGTATATCCGTAAGCTCGTAATAGGCTTCTTTTCGTAGATC harbors:
- a CDS encoding DUF5683 domain-containing protein, producing the protein MIKAVLLTLTLSMCLSAEASLSPLRIAIPGAVRFSRQDPLRGALQASLFTGFSTATIARRQIYHAQYDSVDLRKEAYYELTDIHETSSYRRITYFNDLLAEEYSLERERRRYYNYALWAGGVFAWSLFDGIAVEQNLFDDRSTPREPRRALRLSLIPFLGLGQLYNGESYKAGFVWTTQIGCAFSAIQLGAASRDAEDAMKRVHAHGEYDNLTEREKEEFTSFWEDRYDRAQRERTMFLWYGVVAYLYGVFDAYIDAHLSNFNTPFSLVPSWNSSPEIALIIPF